In Amycolatopsis methanolica 239, a single genomic region encodes these proteins:
- a CDS encoding AAA family ATPase: MDSTAGATLQMTIEPRALLVIAGLPGSGKSTLLRSTQASRPVEVLDSDQMRDRLAAALPPGTPYRRYRPAVHVLHRLRVVLAAVRTPGPVVVHDPATGAATRAWLMLTGLLTGRRRHLLWVDCTPEEALAGQRARGRVLRTASFCRHLRRLPRVRALLVEGRPRGWNETTVVDRETAGRGLHLVVR, from the coding sequence ATGGACAGCACAGCCGGCGCCACCCTGCAGATGACGATCGAACCGCGGGCGCTGCTGGTCATCGCCGGGCTGCCCGGTTCGGGCAAGAGCACACTGCTGCGCAGCACGCAGGCCAGCCGCCCGGTCGAGGTGCTCGACTCCGACCAGATGCGCGACCGGCTGGCCGCCGCGCTGCCGCCCGGAACGCCGTACCGCCGCTACCGCCCTGCGGTGCACGTCCTGCACCGGCTGCGGGTGGTGCTCGCCGCGGTCCGCACGCCCGGCCCGGTCGTCGTGCACGACCCGGCCACCGGCGCGGCGACCAGGGCGTGGCTGATGCTGACCGGGCTGCTCACCGGTCGGCGGCGGCACCTGCTGTGGGTGGACTGCACCCCGGAGGAGGCGCTGGCCGGGCAACGCGCGCGCGGCCGGGTGCTGCGGACGGCGTCGTTCTGCCGCCACCTGCGCCGCCTGCCGCGGGTCCGCGCCCTGCTGGTCGAGGGGCGGCCCCGCGGCTGGAACGAGACCACGGTCGTCGACAGGGAGACGGCGGGCCGTGGTCTCCACCTCGTGGTGCGTTAG
- a CDS encoding nitroreductase family protein: MRKPADSSAPLTDVIAQRWSPRALDETREVTWDQLRALLEAARWAPSFGNTQPARFLAGRRGDATFRQILGTLTERNQAWAHRAGALLVGIVVARNEKGEIPYAEYGLGLAAQNLVLQAVAEGLVAHQMAGFDAGAVRERFAVPDGAIPRVAIAVGHAGDPAVLEVEKLIERERAARKRVPLGEFAYTGEWGAPAF; the protein is encoded by the coding sequence ATGCGAAAGCCAGCCGATTCCAGCGCGCCCCTGACCGACGTGATCGCGCAGCGGTGGAGCCCGCGCGCGCTCGACGAGACGCGGGAGGTGACCTGGGACCAGCTGCGCGCCCTGCTGGAGGCCGCGCGGTGGGCGCCGTCGTTCGGGAACACCCAGCCGGCGCGGTTCCTGGCCGGCCGCCGTGGTGATGCGACGTTCCGGCAGATCCTCGGCACGCTCACCGAGCGGAACCAGGCGTGGGCGCACCGGGCGGGCGCCCTGCTGGTCGGGATCGTGGTGGCGCGCAACGAAAAGGGCGAGATCCCGTACGCCGAGTACGGGCTCGGGCTGGCCGCGCAGAACCTCGTCCTGCAGGCCGTCGCGGAGGGGCTGGTGGCGCACCAGATGGCCGGCTTCGACGCCGGCGCCGTCCGCGAGCGGTTCGCGGTGCCGGACGGAGCGATCCCCCGGGTCGCGATCGCCGTGGGGCACGCCGGGGATCCCGCGGTGCTGGAGGTGGAGAAACTGATCGAGCGCGAACGGGCGGCCCGGAAACGGGTGCCACTGGGCGAGTTCGCCTACACCGGCGAGTGGGGCGCGCCAGCGTTCTAG
- a CDS encoding SdrD B-like domain-containing protein, producing the protein MTRHVLAALVCAVAVLGMGTPLLVATADDTDGPLTVRVVRGETGVGGILVVATDPSGASVSGVTGPDGAAQLTTATLSGGKYRVDASIPASMPDVKPAAEDQSRASLTEFVDVGGGKAVTLTMGVGGMDGPVQLGDRTWFDTDGDGVQDGDEPPLPGVRVQLLGCDGGGAPLAEETTDGAGRYLFGPAEGLQPNSCYTLRFDFSGVNTGPLPGSPPVEGLKWTVPHAGDQSLDSDVDPENGSVRVAIGPPGSVDHTVDAGVVGGLNRVGDLVWADINRNGLQDPGEPGIADVGVRLQKADGTPVAGTSTGPHGQYQFSHLPDGSYQLCFDTAKLPPQYGDYQLTRQRAGTPGQDSAPDPATGCTAPTELTPGRTQDFTMDAGLAPPVNRIAALVWQDVDGDGRPGALEPGIAGVPVKLRGADGTQFAMTTTGQDGKYSFDDLPSGSFAVCFDLANLPQAAADFTPVEGSEVSGADPATGCTPQVTLGLGKREDTALNMGLSAPANRIGDRVWADTNRNGIADATESGPSGVPVKLLRAGGGEEASTTTGADGRFQFTGIPDGAYQVCVDRAALPAPVAGYQFTKPRAGESTKDSDVDLASGCAPPVALGVGHRDESTIGIGLSPARNRLGDLLWVDRNGNGTQDAGEPGAAGVPVTLADAGGRPVAATRTAADGSYLLDDLPDGSYRVCFDLTGLAEEFRGFRIAGTGGDPGCAGPVTVGPKPREDLSVRIGLVSASPAGVPAAQEAPSGGGFPVGWVLFGVVAVIGAVVGVRWWKAAEPGA; encoded by the coding sequence GTGACAAGGCATGTCCTGGCCGCGCTCGTGTGCGCGGTGGCGGTGCTCGGCATGGGCACACCCCTGCTCGTGGCGACCGCGGACGACACCGACGGCCCGCTCACGGTGCGGGTCGTCCGGGGTGAGACCGGGGTCGGCGGCATCCTCGTCGTGGCCACCGACCCGAGTGGCGCCAGCGTCAGCGGCGTCACCGGGCCGGACGGCGCGGCGCAGCTCACGACCGCGACGTTGTCCGGCGGGAAGTACCGCGTGGACGCCTCGATCCCGGCGTCCATGCCGGACGTCAAGCCGGCGGCCGAGGACCAGAGCCGCGCCAGCCTGACCGAGTTCGTCGACGTCGGCGGCGGCAAGGCCGTCACGCTCACGATGGGCGTCGGCGGCATGGACGGCCCGGTGCAGCTCGGCGACCGGACGTGGTTCGACACCGACGGCGACGGCGTGCAGGACGGCGACGAGCCGCCGCTGCCTGGGGTGCGGGTCCAGCTGCTGGGCTGCGACGGCGGCGGGGCGCCGCTGGCGGAGGAGACGACCGACGGCGCCGGGCGCTACCTGTTCGGCCCGGCCGAGGGCCTGCAACCCAACAGCTGCTACACCCTGCGGTTCGACTTCAGCGGGGTGAACACCGGTCCGCTGCCCGGATCCCCGCCAGTCGAGGGTCTGAAGTGGACCGTCCCGCACGCGGGCGACCAGTCGCTCGATTCCGATGTGGACCCCGAGAACGGCTCGGTGCGCGTCGCGATCGGGCCGCCCGGCTCCGTCGACCACACCGTGGACGCGGGCGTGGTCGGCGGCCTAAACCGGGTCGGCGACCTGGTGTGGGCCGACATCAACCGCAACGGGCTGCAGGACCCGGGCGAGCCCGGCATCGCCGACGTCGGGGTGCGGCTGCAGAAGGCCGACGGCACCCCGGTCGCCGGGACCAGCACCGGACCGCACGGCCAGTACCAGTTCTCGCACCTGCCCGACGGCAGCTACCAGCTCTGCTTCGACACCGCGAAGCTCCCGCCCCAGTACGGCGACTACCAGCTCACCAGGCAGCGCGCGGGCACGCCGGGCCAGGACTCGGCGCCCGACCCGGCCACCGGCTGCACCGCGCCGACCGAGCTGACGCCCGGCCGCACCCAGGACTTCACGATGGACGCCGGCCTCGCGCCGCCGGTCAACCGAATCGCCGCGCTGGTCTGGCAGGACGTCGACGGCGACGGTCGGCCGGGCGCGCTGGAACCGGGGATCGCCGGGGTGCCGGTGAAGCTGCGCGGCGCGGACGGCACCCAGTTCGCCATGACCACCACCGGCCAGGACGGGAAGTACTCCTTCGACGACCTGCCGTCCGGCTCGTTCGCGGTGTGCTTCGACCTGGCCAACCTGCCGCAGGCCGCGGCCGACTTCACACCGGTGGAGGGAAGCGAGGTCTCCGGCGCCGACCCGGCGACCGGCTGCACCCCGCAGGTGACCCTCGGCCTTGGCAAGCGCGAGGACACCGCGCTGAACATGGGGCTGTCCGCGCCTGCCAACCGGATCGGCGACCGGGTGTGGGCGGACACGAACCGCAACGGCATCGCCGATGCCACCGAGTCCGGCCCGAGCGGCGTGCCGGTCAAGCTGCTCCGCGCCGGCGGCGGCGAGGAGGCGTCGACGACCACCGGCGCCGACGGCCGGTTCCAGTTCACCGGGATCCCCGACGGCGCCTACCAGGTGTGCGTCGACCGCGCCGCGCTGCCCGCGCCGGTCGCCGGGTACCAGTTCACCAAGCCGCGCGCCGGCGAGTCCACAAAGGATTCCGATGTGGACCTGGCGAGCGGGTGCGCCCCGCCGGTCGCCCTCGGGGTCGGCCACCGTGACGAAAGCACCATCGGCATCGGGTTGTCGCCCGCGCGCAACCGGCTCGGCGACCTGCTGTGGGTGGATCGCAACGGCAACGGCACGCAGGACGCGGGCGAGCCCGGCGCGGCGGGCGTCCCGGTGACGCTGGCCGACGCCGGCGGGCGCCCGGTGGCGGCCACCCGCACCGCCGCGGACGGCTCCTACCTGCTCGACGACCTGCCCGACGGCTCGTACCGGGTGTGCTTTGACCTCACCGGCCTCGCCGAGGAGTTCCGCGGCTTCCGGATCGCAGGCACCGGCGGCGACCCGGGCTGCGCCGGGCCGGTGACCGTCGGCCCGAAGCCGCGGGAGGACCTGTCCGTCCGGATCGGCCTGGTCAGTGCCAGTCCGGCGGGCGTGCCGGCCGCGCAGGAGGCCCCGAGCGGCGGCGGGTTCCCCGTCGGGTGGGTGCTGTTCGGGGTCGTGGCAGTGATCGGCGCCGTCGTCGGGGTGCGCTGGTGGAAGGCCGCCGAGCCGGGAGCGTGA
- a CDS encoding mannosyltransferase family protein, translating into MQGSGQTVRRPEQAAPGLLLDLADRITRRRALLLPAAVYLGVRALGVVVLTVFAALHDTDLLSKIAAWDGQWYLKIAASGYELEPTTDAFGHLNPHTRRAFFPGYPFLIRLLAPALGFPAAALVVSLAAGLFAAYGLARLGRLVRGGSRRAGYILVALFAATPMSVVLTMAYTEALFCALAVWTLVAVLERRWEPAGVCCLAAGLVRSTALALVVAVVVATLMALTRREDGGRPLVALALAPAGLFGYLWWTGMRVRPESGFEAQLSTWSDLEWQGWRTRFDGGVSTARFVAEVLTGSDSAMSALTVAVIAGALIGMAVLARRETVLVVYAAGVLVMCLGSSALMHAKPRLLLPAFTLLVPVALALAKRRTNTVLWVCSGVALASAWFGAFALTVWQYAI; encoded by the coding sequence GTGCAGGGCAGCGGCCAAACCGTTCGGCGACCGGAGCAAGCGGCCCCTGGCCTGCTGCTGGACCTGGCGGACCGGATCACCAGACGCCGGGCGCTCCTGCTGCCCGCGGCCGTGTACCTCGGTGTGCGGGCGCTCGGTGTTGTGGTGCTCACGGTGTTCGCCGCGCTGCACGACACCGACCTGTTGTCTAAGATCGCCGCCTGGGACGGCCAGTGGTACCTCAAGATCGCGGCGTCCGGCTACGAACTCGAACCGACGACCGACGCGTTCGGACACCTGAACCCGCACACGCGGCGGGCGTTCTTCCCGGGGTACCCGTTCCTGATCCGGCTGCTGGCGCCCGCGCTCGGGTTTCCCGCGGCGGCGCTGGTGGTGTCGCTGGCCGCCGGGCTCTTCGCGGCGTACGGCCTGGCCCGGCTCGGCAGGCTGGTGCGCGGCGGCTCGCGCCGGGCCGGCTACATCCTGGTGGCCCTGTTCGCGGCGACGCCGATGAGCGTCGTGCTGACCATGGCCTACACCGAAGCGTTGTTCTGCGCGCTGGCGGTGTGGACGCTGGTCGCGGTGCTGGAGCGGCGGTGGGAGCCGGCGGGCGTGTGCTGCCTGGCGGCCGGGCTGGTGCGGTCGACGGCGCTGGCGCTGGTCGTCGCGGTGGTGGTGGCCACGCTGATGGCGTTGACGCGCCGGGAGGACGGTGGGCGTCCGCTCGTCGCGCTGGCGCTGGCGCCCGCCGGGTTGTTCGGTTACCTGTGGTGGACGGGGATGCGGGTGCGTCCGGAGTCCGGGTTCGAGGCCCAGCTGAGCACCTGGTCCGATCTGGAGTGGCAGGGGTGGCGGACCCGGTTCGACGGCGGGGTGTCGACGGCCCGGTTCGTGGCCGAGGTGCTCACGGGCAGCGATTCGGCGATGAGCGCGCTGACGGTCGCGGTGATCGCCGGTGCGCTGATCGGCATGGCGGTGCTGGCCCGGCGCGAGACGGTGCTGGTGGTGTACGCGGCCGGGGTGCTGGTGATGTGCCTGGGGTCGAGCGCGCTGATGCACGCCAAGCCGCGCTTGCTGCTGCCCGCATTCACGCTGCTGGTGCCGGTGGCGCTGGCGCTGGCCAAGCGGCGGACAAACACCGTGCTGTGGGTCTGCTCCGGGGTGGCGCTGGCGAGCGCGTGGTTCGGCGCGTTCGCGCTGACGGTTTGGCAGTATGCGATCTGA
- the leuA gene encoding 2-isopropylmalate synthase, translating to MTSSDPTVSRIRKPSRPAPADQPAWNPQRGSSMPVHRYQPWYKLVENIELPDRTWPDKRIERAPLWCAVDLRDGNQALIDPMSPARKRKFFELLVRMGYKEIEVGFPAASQTDFDFVREIIEDGAIPDDVRIQVLTQCRPELIERTFQSLEGAPQAIVHIYNSTSILQRRVVFREEREGIKKIALQAADLVVEYAQKYSDTDFRFQYSPESYTGTELSYAAEVCNAVTDIWQPTPERPVILNLPATVEMATPNVYADSIEWMGRNLDRRDAVILSLHPHNDRGTGIAAAELGYQAGADRIEGCLFGNGERTGNVDLVALGMNMFSQGIDPQIDFSDIDEIKRTVEYCNQLPVHERTPWGGDLVFTAFSGSHQDAINKGFDALHRAAEKAGVPVDEFPWEVPYLPIDPKDVGRSYEAVIRVNSQSGKGGVAYIMKTEHQLDLPRRLQIEFSQVIQRYTDSEGGEVDPRAMWDAFAKEYLEPQTPLQLISQHVTANGDYQLRATVRVDGEEQEITGSGNGPIAAFFDALSTVGYDLRLLDYSEHTLTPGDDAKAASYIECAIGDKVFWGIGIDPSIVTASLRAVVSAVNRAHR from the coding sequence ATGACCAGCTCCGATCCGACCGTGAGCCGCATCCGCAAGCCTTCGCGTCCCGCCCCCGCCGACCAACCCGCGTGGAACCCGCAGCGCGGCAGCTCGATGCCGGTGCACCGCTACCAGCCCTGGTACAAGCTGGTGGAGAACATCGAACTGCCCGACCGCACCTGGCCGGACAAGCGCATTGAGCGCGCGCCGCTGTGGTGCGCGGTTGACCTGCGGGACGGCAACCAGGCCCTGATCGACCCGATGTCGCCGGCCCGCAAGCGCAAGTTCTTCGAGCTGCTGGTGCGCATGGGCTACAAGGAGATCGAGGTCGGCTTCCCGGCCGCGAGCCAGACCGACTTCGACTTCGTCCGCGAGATCATCGAGGACGGCGCGATCCCGGACGACGTGCGCATCCAGGTGCTGACCCAGTGCCGCCCCGAGCTGATCGAGCGCACCTTCCAGTCGCTGGAGGGCGCACCGCAGGCGATCGTGCACATCTACAACTCGACGTCGATCCTGCAGCGCCGCGTGGTGTTCCGCGAGGAGCGCGAGGGCATCAAGAAGATCGCGCTGCAGGCCGCCGACCTGGTGGTCGAGTACGCGCAGAAGTACTCCGACACCGACTTCCGCTTCCAGTACTCGCCGGAGTCCTACACCGGCACCGAGCTGTCCTACGCGGCCGAGGTGTGCAACGCGGTCACCGACATCTGGCAGCCCACCCCGGAGCGGCCGGTCATCCTGAACCTGCCGGCGACCGTCGAGATGGCCACGCCGAACGTCTACGCCGACTCGATCGAGTGGATGGGCCGCAACCTGGACCGCCGGGACGCGGTGATCCTGTCGCTGCACCCGCACAACGACCGCGGCACCGGCATCGCCGCGGCCGAGCTGGGCTACCAGGCCGGCGCTGACCGCATCGAGGGCTGCCTGTTCGGCAACGGCGAGCGCACCGGCAACGTCGACCTGGTCGCGCTGGGCATGAACATGTTCAGCCAGGGCATCGACCCGCAGATCGACTTCTCCGACATCGACGAGATCAAGCGCACCGTCGAGTACTGCAACCAGCTGCCGGTGCACGAGCGCACCCCGTGGGGCGGCGACCTGGTGTTCACCGCGTTCTCCGGCAGCCACCAGGACGCGATCAACAAGGGCTTCGACGCGCTGCACCGCGCCGCCGAGAAGGCCGGCGTACCGGTCGACGAGTTCCCGTGGGAGGTGCCCTACCTGCCCATCGACCCGAAGGACGTCGGCCGCAGCTACGAGGCCGTCATCCGGGTCAACTCGCAGTCGGGCAAGGGCGGCGTCGCCTACATCATGAAGACCGAGCACCAGCTCGACCTGCCGCGACGGCTGCAGATCGAGTTCTCGCAGGTCATCCAGCGCTACACGGACAGCGAGGGCGGCGAGGTCGACCCGCGCGCGATGTGGGACGCGTTCGCGAAGGAGTACCTGGAGCCGCAGACGCCGCTGCAGCTGATCAGCCAGCACGTCACCGCGAACGGCGACTACCAGCTGCGCGCCACGGTGCGCGTGGACGGCGAGGAGCAGGAGATCACCGGCTCCGGCAACGGCCCGATCGCCGCGTTCTTCGACGCGTTGTCCACCGTGGGCTACGACCTGCGGCTGCTGGACTACAGCGAACACACCCTCACCCCCGGCGACGACGCGAAGGCCGCCTCCTACATCGAGTGCGCCATCGGCGACAAGGTGTTCTGGGGCATCGGCATCGACCCGTCCATCGTGACGGCTTCGCTGCGGGCGGTCGTGTCCGCGGTGAACCGCGCGCACCGCTGA
- a CDS encoding aspartate-semialdehyde dehydrogenase yields MAPTLALVGATGAVGTVMIDIINGRESVPWGEIRLIASPRSAGKKITVRGEELTVIALSPEAFDGVDVAMFDVPDEVSAEWAPIAAERGAVAVDNSGAFRMDDAVPLVVPEVNSDKVRERPRGIIANPNCTTLSMMAALGALHREFGLTELVVASYQAASGAGQPGIDRLQAELAAVSGKDLGAKAGDVRAALEAAGLPLSDTPFAGTPLALNVVPAAGSYKGDGWFSEELKVRNESRKILGIPDLKVSATCVRVPVVTTHSLAVHATFAREVTVEAAHKVFAAQPSIVLVDDPANGEFPSPAEVVGGDPTYVGRVRQALDFPNTLDFFVCGDNLRKGAALNTYEIAEQLAPEFN; encoded by the coding sequence ATGGCTCCGACGTTGGCTCTGGTCGGTGCGACCGGCGCGGTGGGCACCGTCATGATCGACATCATCAACGGGCGCGAGAGCGTGCCGTGGGGTGAGATCCGGCTGATCGCCTCGCCGCGGTCGGCGGGCAAGAAGATCACCGTGCGCGGCGAGGAACTGACCGTCATCGCGCTGTCCCCGGAGGCCTTCGACGGCGTCGACGTCGCCATGTTCGACGTGCCGGACGAGGTGTCCGCCGAGTGGGCGCCGATCGCGGCCGAGCGCGGCGCGGTCGCGGTCGACAACTCCGGCGCGTTCCGGATGGACGACGCCGTGCCCCTGGTGGTGCCCGAGGTGAACTCGGACAAGGTGCGGGAGCGGCCGCGCGGCATCATCGCCAACCCGAACTGCACGACGCTGTCGATGATGGCGGCGCTGGGCGCGCTGCACCGCGAGTTCGGCCTGACCGAACTGGTGGTCGCCTCCTACCAGGCGGCGTCCGGCGCGGGCCAGCCCGGCATCGACCGGCTGCAGGCCGAACTGGCCGCGGTGTCCGGAAAGGACCTCGGCGCGAAGGCCGGCGACGTGCGGGCCGCGCTGGAGGCGGCAGGCCTGCCGCTGTCGGACACCCCGTTCGCGGGCACCCCGCTGGCGTTGAACGTGGTTCCGGCCGCCGGTTCCTACAAGGGCGACGGCTGGTTCTCCGAGGAGCTGAAGGTCCGCAACGAGTCGCGGAAGATCCTCGGCATCCCGGACCTCAAGGTGTCCGCGACCTGCGTCCGCGTCCCGGTGGTCACCACGCACTCGCTCGCGGTGCACGCCACCTTCGCGCGTGAGGTCACCGTCGAGGCCGCGCACAAGGTGTTCGCGGCGCAGCCGTCGATCGTGCTGGTCGACGACCCGGCCAACGGTGAGTTCCCGAGCCCCGCCGAGGTCGTCGGCGGCGACCCGACGTACGTCGGACGGGTGCGCCAGGCGCTGGACTTCCCGAACACGCTCGACTTCTTCGTGTGCGGGGACAACCTGCGCAAGGGCGCGGCGCTGAACACGTACGAGATCGCCGAGCAGCTGGCTCCCGAGTTCAACTGA
- a CDS encoding aspartate kinase: MALVVQKYGGSSLESADRIKRVAERIVATKKAGNDVVVVCSAMGDTTDELLDLAQQVNPVPPEREMDMLLTAGERISNALVAMAISAHGFEAWSFTGSQAGVVTTGVHGNARIIDVTPSRVTEALDQGYIALVAGFQGVAQDTKDITTLGRGGSDTTAVALAAALNADACEIYSDVDGVYTADPRIVANARKLDTIPYEEMLELAASGSKILHLRSVEYARRYGVPIRVRSSYSDKPGTTVAGSIEEIPVEQALITGVAHDRSEAKVTVTGVPDHAGAAGRIFRVIADAEIDIDMVLQNVSNTAGRTDITFTLSKANGPKAVAELEKLKGELEFDSVLYDDQVGKVSLVGAGMRSHPGVTATFCEALAKVGVNIEIINTSEIRISVLIRDAQLDDAVRAIHEAFELGGDEEAVVYAGSGR; encoded by the coding sequence GTGGCGCTCGTGGTCCAGAAGTACGGTGGTTCGTCGCTGGAGAGCGCTGATCGCATCAAGCGCGTGGCCGAACGGATCGTGGCCACCAAGAAGGCGGGCAACGACGTGGTCGTCGTGTGCTCCGCCATGGGTGACACCACCGACGAATTGCTCGACCTGGCCCAGCAGGTCAACCCGGTGCCTCCCGAACGAGAGATGGACATGCTGCTCACCGCTGGGGAGCGCATTTCCAACGCGCTTGTCGCGATGGCGATTTCGGCACACGGTTTCGAGGCGTGGTCGTTCACCGGGTCCCAGGCGGGCGTGGTCACGACGGGCGTGCACGGCAACGCGCGCATCATCGACGTGACACCGAGCCGGGTCACCGAGGCCCTCGACCAGGGCTACATCGCGCTGGTCGCCGGGTTCCAGGGCGTCGCGCAGGACACCAAGGACATCACCACGCTCGGCCGCGGCGGTTCGGACACCACCGCGGTGGCGCTGGCCGCGGCGCTCAACGCGGACGCGTGCGAGATCTACTCCGATGTGGACGGTGTGTACACCGCCGACCCGCGGATCGTGGCCAACGCGCGCAAACTCGACACCATCCCGTACGAGGAGATGCTCGAACTCGCCGCGAGCGGTTCGAAGATCCTGCACCTGCGCTCGGTCGAGTACGCCCGCCGCTACGGCGTGCCGATCCGGGTTCGTTCGTCCTACAGCGACAAGCCGGGCACCACCGTGGCCGGTTCGATTGAGGAGATCCCCGTGGAACAAGCGTTGATCACCGGTGTGGCGCACGACCGGTCGGAGGCGAAGGTCACCGTCACCGGGGTGCCGGACCACGCCGGCGCCGCGGGGCGGATCTTCCGGGTCATCGCCGACGCCGAGATCGACATCGACATGGTGCTGCAAAACGTCTCCAACACCGCGGGCCGCACCGACATCACCTTCACGCTGTCCAAGGCGAACGGTCCGAAGGCCGTCGCCGAGCTGGAGAAGCTGAAGGGCGAGCTGGAGTTCGACTCCGTGCTCTACGACGACCAGGTCGGCAAGGTTTCGCTGGTGGGCGCGGGCATGCGCTCGCACCCCGGCGTCACCGCGACCTTCTGCGAGGCGCTGGCCAAGGTCGGCGTCAACATCGAGATCATCAACACCTCGGAGATCCGGATCTCGGTCCTGATCCGCGACGCGCAGCTGGACGACGCGGTGCGCGCGATCCACGAGGCATTCGAACTTGGCGGCGACGAGGAAGCCGTCGTGTACGCGGGGAGTGGTCGCTGA
- a CDS encoding aldo/keto reductase family oxidoreductase, with the protein MTANTLAGGTFTLADGLTVGRLGYGAMQLAGPGVFGPPADRDAAVAVLREAVELGVNHIDTADFYGPHVTNQIIREALHPYDGIVVVTKVGAVRDDQGAWVHQRSPEQLRAQVHDNLRNLGVDALDVVNLRVGGGDDGHSAVPGSIAEPFAALVEMQQEGLIKHLGISTVNAEQVAEAQSIAPVVCVQNAYNVAHREDDKLVESLAAQGIAYVPYFPLGGFSPLQSEVLNSVAARLGATPMAVALAWLLQRSPNILLIPGTSSLAHLRENVAAASLDLPADAISELDAIA; encoded by the coding sequence ATGACAGCGAACACACTGGCCGGCGGCACGTTCACCCTCGCAGACGGGCTCACCGTCGGGCGCCTGGGTTACGGCGCGATGCAGCTGGCCGGGCCGGGCGTGTTCGGGCCGCCCGCCGACCGGGACGCCGCGGTCGCGGTCCTGCGCGAAGCCGTCGAGCTGGGTGTCAACCACATCGACACCGCCGACTTCTACGGTCCGCACGTGACGAACCAGATCATCCGCGAGGCGCTGCACCCCTATGACGGGATCGTGGTGGTGACCAAGGTCGGCGCGGTGCGCGACGACCAGGGCGCCTGGGTGCACCAGCGCTCGCCGGAGCAGCTGCGCGCCCAGGTACACGACAACCTGCGCAACCTCGGCGTGGACGCGCTCGACGTGGTGAACCTGCGCGTCGGCGGCGGGGACGACGGCCACTCCGCGGTGCCCGGGTCGATCGCCGAGCCGTTCGCCGCGCTGGTCGAGATGCAGCAGGAGGGGCTGATCAAGCACCTCGGCATCAGCACCGTGAACGCCGAGCAGGTCGCCGAGGCGCAGTCCATCGCGCCGGTCGTGTGCGTGCAGAACGCCTACAACGTGGCCCACCGCGAGGACGACAAGCTGGTCGAGTCGCTGGCCGCGCAGGGCATCGCGTACGTGCCGTACTTCCCGCTCGGCGGGTTCTCGCCGCTGCAGTCGGAGGTGCTGAACTCGGTGGCCGCTCGCCTCGGCGCGACCCCGATGGCCGTCGCGCTGGCCTGGCTGCTGCAGCGGTCGCCGAACATCCTGCTGATCCCGGGCACGTCGTCGCTCGCCCACCTGCGGGAGAACGTGGCCGCCGCGTCCTTGGACCTCCCGGCGGACGCGATCAGCGAACTCGACGCGATCGCCTAA
- a CDS encoding carboxymuconolactone decarboxylase family protein, giving the protein METRFDLMSNEIGAKLAKRFANFAAVLHTSALPQSTQELVSLRASQINGCAPCVDMHTKEAAAAGESAVRLNLVAVWREATVFTEAERAGLALAEEGTRLADAHQGVSDETWAQVRKHYDDDQIAALVTLVAMINAANRMNVIVRNQGGSYQPGMFAAAAN; this is encoded by the coding sequence GTGGAAACCCGGTTCGACCTGATGTCCAACGAGATCGGCGCCAAGCTCGCCAAGCGGTTCGCGAACTTCGCCGCGGTGCTGCACACCTCGGCCCTGCCACAGTCCACACAGGAGCTGGTGTCGTTGCGTGCCAGCCAGATCAACGGGTGCGCCCCGTGCGTCGACATGCACACCAAGGAGGCCGCGGCCGCCGGGGAGAGCGCGGTGCGGCTCAACCTGGTCGCGGTCTGGCGCGAGGCCACGGTTTTCACCGAGGCCGAACGGGCGGGGCTGGCGCTCGCCGAGGAGGGCACCCGCCTGGCCGACGCGCACCAGGGCGTGTCCGACGAGACGTGGGCCCAGGTGCGCAAGCACTACGACGACGACCAGATCGCCGCGCTGGTGACACTGGTCGCGATGATCAACGCCGCCAACCGGATGAACGTGATCGTGCGCAACCAGGGCGGCTCCTACCAGCCCGGCATGTTCGCCGCCGCCGCGAACTGA